In Nitrospira sp., the following proteins share a genomic window:
- the murF gene encoding UDP-N-acetylmuramoyl-tripeptide--D-alanyl-D-alanine ligase, which yields MMPVATCRVLTTSAELWKYTMPLFVIDEIREIASAQLLTKRELHTGKQGIRRLCTDSREIGEGDLFVALTGDRMDGHEFVPAALRQGAVGALVRDSYHLPLSVKRSSTRASVLLGVPDVLAAYQQLAAHHRNRFQIPVVAVTGSNGKTTTKEMTANVLAQSKPVLRTEGNLNNRIGVPQTLLRLTPRHKAAVIEMGVDNVGQTVRLCELTRPTIGLITNIGPDHLEFFGSEDVSAQSKGELLEFLPPEGSAILNADDAYFGYLASRARCEVVSFGLSDRAQVRAERLMMGGQHRTQFHLRLPGRGRPQLVSLHVRGLHNILNALAAAAVGHVMGLSPVTIAAGLAAFRPLAMRSQILTWHGVRIINDCYNANPASMKASIDLLCELGAGGRSIAVLGDMLELGADAAPRHREVGTHLAERGISHLIACGAFGHELVEGARAAGMPAGCAVYETDATRAGAALKELVQAGDVVLVKASRGMKMERAVEIVTGTGGVATLSRGGRS from the coding sequence ATGATGCCAGTTGCGACGTGTCGGGTTCTAACCACGAGTGCCGAACTGTGGAAGTATACGATGCCGTTGTTTGTCATCGATGAAATTCGGGAGATCGCCAGCGCACAGTTGCTGACGAAGCGGGAACTCCACACCGGGAAGCAGGGCATCCGGCGCCTCTGCACGGATTCACGCGAGATCGGCGAGGGGGATCTCTTCGTGGCGCTCACGGGAGACCGGATGGACGGGCACGAGTTCGTGCCGGCTGCGCTGAGGCAGGGCGCGGTAGGTGCGCTGGTGCGCGACAGCTACCATCTGCCGCTGTCGGTGAAACGAAGTAGCACCCGTGCGTCTGTACTACTTGGCGTGCCGGACGTGCTGGCTGCCTATCAGCAACTAGCGGCGCATCATCGCAACCGGTTCCAGATTCCGGTCGTGGCTGTGACCGGCAGCAATGGCAAGACAACGACCAAGGAAATGACGGCCAATGTGCTGGCGCAAAGCAAGCCGGTGCTTCGTACTGAGGGCAATTTGAACAATCGGATCGGCGTACCGCAGACGCTGCTGCGCCTGACGCCGCGCCACAAGGCGGCGGTGATCGAAATGGGCGTGGACAACGTCGGTCAGACGGTGCGGCTTTGCGAGCTCACCCGCCCGACGATTGGCCTTATCACGAACATCGGCCCGGACCATCTGGAGTTTTTTGGCTCGGAGGATGTCTCCGCACAGTCCAAGGGCGAATTACTGGAATTTCTGCCGCCTGAGGGCAGCGCGATATTGAACGCGGACGATGCCTATTTCGGCTATCTTGCCTCTCGTGCGCGTTGCGAAGTCGTGTCGTTTGGCCTCTCCGATCGCGCGCAGGTGCGGGCAGAGCGATTGATGATGGGCGGGCAGCACCGTACGCAATTCCATCTGCGGCTGCCCGGCCGCGGTAGGCCCCAGCTGGTCTCTCTACATGTGCGCGGCCTGCACAATATTCTAAATGCATTGGCTGCTGCTGCCGTGGGGCATGTCATGGGGTTGAGCCCGGTGACAATCGCGGCCGGCCTGGCAGCGTTTCGGCCGCTGGCCATGCGGTCGCAGATTCTGACCTGGCACGGCGTGCGCATCATCAACGATTGCTACAACGCGAATCCGGCCTCAATGAAAGCCTCCATCGATCTGCTGTGCGAACTGGGTGCCGGCGGGCGGTCGATCGCGGTGCTGGGTGACATGCTGGAGCTGGGAGCGGACGCCGCCCCGCGACACCGCGAAGTCGGCACCCATCTGGCGGAACGGGGCATCTCGCATCTGATCGCCTGCGGCGCATTTGGACACGAACTGGTGGAGGGTGCACGCGCGGCTGGTATGCCAGCGGGCTGCGCTGTATACGAAACTGACGCGACGAGGGCCGGGGCGGCCCTGAAAGAGCTGGTGCAGGCCGGTGACGTGGTGCTGGTCAAGGCGTCGCGCGGCATGAAGATGGAGCGGGCCGTCGAAATCGTGACGGGGACGGGCGGTGTGGCGACGCTCAGTCGAGGCGGGAGGAGCTGA
- a CDS encoding UDP-N-acetylmuramoyl-L-alanyl-D-glutamate--2,6-diaminopimelate ligase, which produces MTFAELVAPLAVAKRTGNLNVAISSLTDDSRAVKPGGVFVAVKGERVDGHAFVEKAVVAGAAALVIQKDVHVPLPSSIPVVHVEDTRRILGVLAGRFYADPASHLCMVGVTGTNGKTTVTYLCKGLLEAAGRRVGLIGTVAYQIGDECIPASHTTPGAVELQELLAKMAGAGMDAAVMEVSSHALAMDRTAGCEFDVAIFTNLTQDHLDFHADLEDYFQAKLRLFTGLNPSGAKPRPKRAIVNLDDPRGTHVCRASRVPVWTYAIHQTADIRAEDVRLALSGTRFTVATPKGRFPIESQLVGEHNVYNMLAAIGVGLHEGFSPDMVQRGIASVVNVPGRFERVEGGQNFTVVVDYAHTEDALLRLLTTVQVLKTGRIIIVFGCGGDRDRTKRPKMGRVAARLSDIVFLTSDNPRTEDPQAILREVEVGVKEVLAQRPVRYEVMVDRRTAIEAAVREAKTGDTVLIAGKGHEDYQIVGTTKDHFDDREVARAALASLRV; this is translated from the coding sequence GTGACCTTTGCCGAACTGGTCGCGCCGCTGGCGGTTGCCAAGCGGACGGGAAATTTGAATGTCGCGATTTCGTCGCTGACGGACGATTCCCGCGCGGTCAAGCCGGGCGGCGTCTTTGTAGCGGTGAAGGGCGAGCGCGTGGACGGCCACGCCTTCGTCGAAAAAGCCGTCGTGGCCGGCGCCGCGGCGCTGGTCATCCAAAAAGACGTGCATGTACCGTTGCCGTCTTCGATTCCGGTCGTGCACGTGGAGGATACGCGCCGGATACTGGGCGTGCTGGCCGGGCGGTTCTACGCAGATCCGGCCTCCCATCTGTGCATGGTCGGCGTGACGGGGACAAACGGCAAGACGACGGTGACCTATCTGTGTAAGGGGCTGCTGGAGGCGGCCGGCCGCCGCGTCGGCCTAATCGGCACGGTGGCCTATCAAATCGGCGACGAATGCATTCCTGCGTCACATACGACGCCGGGTGCGGTGGAGTTACAGGAGCTCTTGGCGAAGATGGCCGGGGCGGGTATGGACGCGGCAGTGATGGAAGTGTCGTCGCACGCATTGGCGATGGACCGCACGGCCGGCTGCGAGTTCGACGTCGCGATTTTTACCAATCTCACGCAGGATCATCTCGATTTTCACGCTGACCTTGAAGACTATTTTCAGGCCAAGCTCCGCCTCTTCACTGGTTTAAATCCGTCAGGAGCGAAGCCGCGGCCTAAGCGCGCTATCGTCAATCTCGACGATCCACGCGGCACGCACGTCTGCCGGGCCAGCCGCGTGCCCGTCTGGACCTATGCGATCCATCAGACGGCCGACATCCGTGCCGAGGATGTCCGGTTGGCATTGAGCGGCACGCGGTTCACCGTAGCAACTCCGAAGGGCCGGTTTCCGATCGAAAGCCAGTTGGTCGGCGAGCACAACGTCTACAACATGCTGGCGGCAATCGGCGTGGGACTGCACGAGGGCTTTTCCCCGGATATGGTCCAGCGCGGCATTGCGTCTGTCGTGAATGTACCGGGCCGCTTCGAGCGGGTCGAAGGCGGTCAGAACTTCACGGTCGTGGTGGATTACGCCCATACGGAGGACGCGCTACTGCGGCTGCTTACGACCGTCCAGGTGCTCAAGACAGGGCGGATCATTATCGTGTTTGGATGCGGCGGTGACCGTGACCGCACGAAGCGCCCCAAGATGGGGCGCGTCGCCGCACGACTGAGCGACATAGTCTTCCTTACGTCTGACAATCCGCGCACGGAGGATCCACAGGCGATTTTGAGAGAAGTTGAGGTTGGCGTGAAAGAGGTGCTGGCGCAGAGGCCGGTTAGATATGAAGTGATGGTCGACCGCCGTACTGCGATCGAGGCCGCCGTGCGTGAAGCGAAAACGGGGGACACAGTGCTGATTGCCGGCAAGGGCCACGAGGATTACCAGATCGTCGGAACGACCAAAGATCATTTTGACGATCGGGAAGTGGCGCGGGCGGCTTTGGCGTCGTTGCGCGTATGA